One Rosa chinensis cultivar Old Blush chromosome 3, RchiOBHm-V2, whole genome shotgun sequence DNA window includes the following coding sequences:
- the LOC112192865 gene encoding uncharacterized protein LOC112192865: MSLITDEVRAKADEFYQGDAICQEKSKFLLTEKGLPNGLLPMKDMVECGYIKETGFVWLKQKKSTTHKFEKVGRLASYATEITATVVKGKISKLTGVKTKELLVWVSLSDIYLDDPPTGKITFKSPTGLFRTFPASAFELDGPDGGKAMEVNEEEVKDVPGAVEV, translated from the coding sequence ATGTCTCTTATAACTGACGAGGTGAGAGCCAAGGCTGATGAGTTCTACCAAGGTGATGCTATCTGCCAGGAGAAGTCAAAGTTCTTGCTCACAGAGAAGGGTCTCCCCAATGGGCTTCTGCCCATGAAGGACATGGTGGAATGTGGCTACATCAAAGAGACTGGCTTTGTTTGGCTCAAGCAGAAGAAGAGCACCACCCACAAGTTTGAGAAGGTTGGGAGGCTGGCGAGCTATGCAACTGAGATCACAGCCACTGTTGTGAAAGGCAAGATCAGTAAGCTGACTGGAGTCAAGACCAAGGAGCTCTTGGTCTGGGTGTCACTCAGTGACATCTATTTGGATGACCCCCCAACTGGAAAGATCACCTTCAAGTCTCCTACAGGGCTATTCAGGACATTTCCTGCCTCGGCTTTCGAGCTTGATGGACCTGATGGTGGCAAGGCAATGGAGGTCAATGAGGAGGAGGTCAAGGACGTCCCCGGAGCTGTGGAGGTCTAG